The Chloracidobacterium sp. sequence GTGCGCAGCGGCCGTGGCGGCGATGCTCAAGGGGTTGGTTGACCGTGCGGTGACGGTGCACACCGCGCAGGGCGCGCTGGAGGTGGCGTGGGACGCCGTAACGGATGAAGTGACGTTGACGGGGAACGCTTGCTACATTGCCCGTGTCGAATGGGCTGGAGTGGGCATGTGATGCCTCGAGCGTTCCCCTTCGAGCGCGGAGAAGGCAGGATTGAGTCTGATGGCAGCCGATAGACGATACTAGGGATGAGCGGATATGCGTGAGTCTGACGAAGGAACGGTTGTTTCCTCACCACCGCAAACACCTGAAGCCGTCACAACCGAGGCCATTGAGTCCCCAACGCTTCCTCGCCGGTTTTATGTCGGCTGGGCGCTGGCGGCGCTACTGGGCGTGGTTTGGCTTTCCGCCGGCGTCATCAAGGCGCTGGAGCCGTTTGATTTCGTTCGGCAGGTGGCGAGTTTTCAAATCATACCGGGAGGTATGCCGGCCACGGTCGTTGCTTGGGGGCTACTCGCGGCGGAGTGCGCGCTGGGCGGCGCGCTCATCGTCGGCTATCGTCTGCGCTGGGCGCTGGGCGGCGCCGGGCTGCTGACGCTCGTCTTCATGGGTGCATTAGGCTGGGTGCTGGCGGCCGGGATTCCGGTTGAAGACTGCGGTTGCTTCGGGTCGCAGCTCAAGCGCAGCCCAAAAGAAGCTTTGCTGGAGGATGGTGTGATGCTAATGGTGACGCTGATCGCCGGTTGGCTGGTTCGGGGAACGGGCGTCCCACACCCCGCCGTACCGCGAAGTGGTCCTGCCGCGCAGTGGCGCGTCGGCGTTGTGACGCTGTGCGCCGCCTTCGGACTCATGACGCCGCTTGCCTTCGGATTCCCTCTGGGCGGGAGCGATTGGTCAAAGGTCAAAGTGTCGGGCGTGACGACCAATATCGCAACCGGCGAACGCCTTGTGGCGCTGATTGATACGGAATGCAGCCACTGTCAGGAGAGTGTTCCCAAACTCAACGCCTACGTCGGCGTGAAGGATTTTCCCCTTTTTGTCGCGCTCTGCCCCAACGAAGCGTGGCGACGCAAGTTCTTCGTTCAACGCTTTGGGGCGAAGTTTGAACTCGGCGAAATCAGCAAAGACGATTTCAAGCGCCTGCTGGCGGACGGCGATACGCCGCGTGTTGTTTTACTCAGGAACGGGAAGGTCATCGCCGTCTGGAACGTCAACCCGCCGACCGTGGACGATGTGCGCCGCGCACGGACGAAAAGGTAGCCAGACGCCCTGCGGACGCGGCTATTCGCAAGGCGTCCGCTTACGGAACGGCCTTCAAGCTCAACAACTCAACATCCATCCGCTGGACGGACGCGCGCATATCCAACACGTCTTGGCCTGAAACGTTGACGCGGTTTTCAATCCGGTGTGTCCGTGCATCTATGGTTTCAAGCATCGCTTTGAGAGCGGCGAGTTCGCCCTTGACGCTGGCAATCTCGCCCTTGATACCGGTAATCTCGCTCTTGATACCAGCAACCTCACCTTTGATGTTGGTTATCTCTGCGTTGACGCCGGCAATCTCGCCTTTGATGCCGGTGACTTCGCCCTTGACGCCGGTGATTTCCTCGCCAAGCCGCTGAATCAGCGCCGTCTGCTCCGCAAGGCGCTCTAGAACCGTTTCGATGGTAGGCTTGGTTTCCATTGGCGTTACCTCCGACTCGATATAGTTTCGAAAACGTAGCGGTTCGGCAACGTTTAGGGCAAGCGGCTTGCGGTGAATCCAAGCCAACTCAACCTGAATGCCTTGACAGGCGTGCTATCATCCCCGTCTGCGAGTCGAAATGAGCCGACTTAGCTCAGTTGGTAGAGCAACTGATTCGTAATCAGTAGGTCGCCGGTTCAAGTCCGGCAGTCGGCTCCATTGCAGAGCCGGCCAACGCTCTACAACAATCTTCACTTGCCGCCCGGTGAAGTCTGCGTCTGGCTAGTGGCTCAGTCAGCGCGACTCGTAGCTCAGCATGATGCGCGTGTCCTCCTGATCGCCGGGTTCTTCTGGGAAGGCCGTAACGGTAATCGTTTCGCCGGAATTGCGTGTGGCGGAAAGCGCTCGGACGCCGCCGACCGTAGTGCGCGTCACCGTGAAACCAACACCGTCCAGCTTGCTTTCATAAAACCTAAAGACCGCTTCCACGGTGTCGTCCGTTTCAAGCATCAGCGTACCAGAAACCTTGTCGCCGCCGCTGGAAGTCGTCTTAGCGATTACCTTCGCCCCTGGATACAGCACCACCCAGTTTGGAAGGTCGGCCGTGTCGCCGCCGCCCGGCGTGGTGGAACCGGGCGGCGGCCCGCCTTTAGCTACATCGTCAGCCGGTTTCCCGCCTGATTGCCCTTGTTTTTGTTGCTTCTGTAGCTCTTCGAGAGAGACAGTTGTGACCGTGCCGGTTTTCTTGTCGCGGAAGGTGACCAACTGTTTTTCCTCGTCCACCGAGATCACCTCGATGTCAGGGTTCACCAGTTCGACAACCTTCGCCGCTGTCCGCACCGGATTCTTGGCCGCTTGGTTAAACGCATAGTAGGCAAAGTACGCCACAACGGCAGCGATAATGACGCCGAGGACGGTAAGGCTGCCGCAGCCGACCAGTACCCATAACCAGATATTGCTTTTCTTGGCCGCCGGTTGGGACGGCGGCGAGTAAGGTGTCGGCTGCATGGCATACCTCCTCTCTGGGGAAAGCGTCAGCTTCTGATGGCTGCGCCAACCGCTTCGGAGAAAATCTCCACGGCGCAGTCCACTTGGTCGGCGTCTATAACAAGCGGCGGCGAGAAGCGAATCGTTGAGTCGCCTGCGCCCAAGACAATCAGCCCGCGCCGGAAGCATTCCTGCTCAACGCGGTTGCGCAACGCGGCGTCCGGCGTCAGGGTTGCGCGGTCGGTCACAAACTCTACGCCGAGCATCAGCCCCAAACCGCGTACGTCGGCGATCCGGTCGGCGTACTTCGCTTGTACCATCCGCAAGCCGCCCAGCATTCGCTCGCCCATCTCGGCGGCGTTCTTGAGCAACCCTTGGCGCAGCAGATCGAAGGTCTTGAGCGAGGCGGCGATGGCGACTGGGTTGCCGCCGAAGGTTGAGGCATGCGCGCCGACATGCCAGTTCATCAGATCGGCGCGGGCGACCGTCGCGCTCAACGGCAGCCCCGACGCAATACCCTTCGCTATGCACAGCACATCCGGCGTCACACCGAAATGCTCAATGGCGAACATCTTGCCGGTACGCCCCATCCCGGACTGCACTTCGTCCACAATCAGAATGATGTCGTGTTCGTCACAGATGCGGCGCAACTCGTGATGAAACTTCGCCGGCGGAACGATGTAGCCTCCCTCACCCTGAACGGCCTCCACAACAATGGCGGCGACCTCCTCTTTGGGACAGGTGGTTTTGAAAAGCCGTTCCTCAATGACCTTCACGCACTCAACGTGGCACGTATCGGGCGTTTTGCCGTAGGCGCAGCGCAGACAATTGGCGTACGGAATGTGTGTCACATCCAAGGCGGCGCGGCCGAAGCCAAGCCGCTGCGCTGAACGCGACGAGGTTAGCGACAGCGCCCCTAACGTCCGCCCGTGAAAGCTGTTGAAGAAGGCAATGAACTTCGCCCGGCGCGTCGCATACATCGCTACTTTCAGCGCGCACTCGACGGCTTCCGCGCCAGAGTTGCCGAAATGAACGCGCTTGGGAAAGTCCCCCGGCGTTTCGTACTGAAGACGCTCGGCAATGTTCGCAAGCTGTGGGTAGTAGTAATCCGCACCGGCGATATGGACAAACTCGGACGCCTGTTTGGTGATGGCGGCGACAATTTCAGGATGGGCGTGCCCGGTGGCTAAGACAGCGACGCCAGCATTCAGGTCCAAAAACACGTTGCCGTCCACATCCTGAATCATTGCTCCCCATCCGCGCTCAATGACCAGCGGATAGGGACGAGTGTAGCTCGGCGAAACATAGCGATGGTCTTTTTCAACGATGGCTCTGGCGCGAGGGCCGGGTAGTTCCGTAACAATCTGAGGAAACTTGGTAAGCGTAGGAATGGCGGCTGACATAACGACCTCCATGAAAACAAACCCAGTCGGCGCACAGGATGCGCGGCTTTGTCGGCGCTCTCTGGAAGGGAGGTCTAGTCAGCAAACAGGCCGGCGCGTCGCCGCAACGGCAGGCAGGTCAACGCTACACGCAGGCGGAGCGAGGGAGCATAGCAGCGGAAGAATTGCATAGCGCAGACCAGCCGAACGCCAAATTTAGGGAAGGTGGCAGCACGGACGAAACGCCGTGCTGAAACACGATTATGCCGAATTCAACCGCGTCTGTGCAACTTGCCTTCCGCTGCAAGGAAAACCCTGGGGAGTTGCGGCGTGGGGTCGGCGCGTCATTTGCGCGCGGTCGCCGTCCGGCGGCAAGACGGCAAAACCGACCGGCAAAACGTATGTTCACGCACGAAAGTCCGTTGCATTCAATAGGGCTTGGCCTATAATCCCTTCGGTTTCCTCCGTCGGCGGTTAGCGTCTTGGTTTTGGACTGACCGGCCCTCAACGATGCGCCGCCGAGATTCGTCGCCGTTCGACGCCCCAAGTCGTCCCCAAAACCTTGGTGTGTGTTCCCATTAAGGTTGAAACGCGCGTCGCCCGGTTTGCTGAAGTTCCATGAGCATCACACTGAGTAACCATTTTCTCGCTCGTCGGCTTCACTCGCTCAGCGGCGTCATCCCGATTGGCGCTTTCCTGTTGGAGCACCTGTACACAAACTTTCACGCCGTCGCCGGCCCGGAAGCCTTCAACGAAGCCGTCAAAGGCATTCAGGACATGCTACCCGGCGCTCTGCTGCCGCTCGCCGAGCTGTTTCTGATTGGGCTTCCTATTGCCTTTCACGCGATTTACGGCATGTACATCGCCTACACCGCGAAGAGCAACGTGCTGAGCTATAGCTACTTGCGCAATTGGAACTATTTGCTTCAGCGCGTGACGGGCGTCATTTTGCTCGTTTTCATCACGGCGCACGTCCTGACGATGCGCTTCGGCGTCGGCGGCCTAGGGCTTGCTGTAGCCCACCACCCTGATCAGGCGTTCACCATTGTGCAGTACTGGCTGGCCCAGCCCCTGATTATGGCGTTCTACGTGCTGGGGATTTTCTCGGCCGCCTTCCACCTCGCCAATGGCCTGTGGACGTTCGCCATTGTCTGGGGCATTACGGTTAGTACGCGATCGCAGCAGGCGTTCTCCTACGCCTGCGCCGTCTTTGGCTTTGCGGTGTTCGCCGTCGGCGTTCGAGCGGCGTTCGCCTTTCTGCCATAGACCTTCCTGACATTACGAAGCAAGGTACGCATGAACAAAAAGCCTAGCATTATCGTCGTCGGCGGCGGATTGGCCGGCCTAATGACCACCATTAAGGTCTGCGAACTCGGCTATACCGTTGACCTCTTTTCACTCGTCCCCGTCAAGCGGTCGCATTCCGTCTGCGCGCAGGGCGGCATCAACGGCGCCGTCAACACCAAAGGGGAAGGAGATTCAACCTACGAACACTTTGACGACACGATCTACGGCGGCGACTTTCTAGCCGATCAGCCGCCGGTCAAGGCCATGTGCGACATGGCTCCTGACATCATCTATATGTTTGACCGGATGGGCGTTCCCTTCTCACGGACGCCTGAAGGGCTGATTGATTTTCGTCGGTTTGGCGGAACCAAATACCACCGGACGGCGTTCGCCGGCGCGACGACGGGGCAGCAACTCCTCTACGCGCTCGATGAGCAGGTGCGTCGTTACGAAGCCGAAGGCAAGGTGCGCAAGTACGAAGGCTGGGAATTCCTGTCCGGCGTCATTGACAACGGCCGCTGCTACGGCATCACGGCGATGAACCTGCAGTCGCTTGAGGTCAAAGCCTTCGCTGGCGCAGCCGTCGTTATGGCAACCGGCGGTATCGGGGCGATTTTTGGCAAGTCCACCAACTCCGTCATCTGCACCGGCAGCGCGCAGGGAGCGCTTTATCGGCAGGGCGTCAAGTACGCCAACGGGGAGTTTATTCAGGTTCACCCGACGGCGATTCCCGGCGAGGACAAACTCCGTCTGATGTCGGAAAGCGCGCGCGGCGAAGGGGGGCGCATCTGGGTACCGCGCATCCCAAACGACCGACGCGCGCCAAAGGACATTCCCGTTTCGGAGCGGTGGTACTTCCTTGAAGAAAAGTATCCCGAATACGGCAACCTGGTGCCGCGCGACATCGCCACGCGCGAAATCTTCCAAGTGTGTCTGGACGGCTATGGGGTCGGCGGCAAGTTCCAAGTCTACCTTGACCTAACCCACATTCCGCGCGAGCAACTCGACCGCCGGCTGGGCGGGATTCTTGAAATCTACGAAATGTTTGTCGGCGAAGACCCGCGTGAAACGCCGATGCGTGTCTTTCCCGCCGTACACTACACCATGGGCGGACTGTGGGTGGACTACGAACAGCAGACAAACATTGCCGGCCTCTTCGCCGTCGGCGAGTGTGACTACTCTATTCACGGCGCAAATCGGTTGGGCGCGAATAGTCTGCTGTCATGCATCTATGCAGGCATCATCGCCGGGCCGGCCGCCGTCAACTTCGCCAAGAACAACTCGGTCAAAGACTTGCAAGACCCGATTTTCGAGCGTGAGCGGGCGCGGCAGGCGGCAATCAACGAAGCTCTCAAAAACAAGCGCGGGACGGAAAACCCGCGCATCCTGCACGAAGAACTGGGGCGCGTGATGACCGAAAACGTGACGGTCATTCGGTACAACGACCGGCTGCGCCAGACAGATGAAAAACTCCAAGAACTGCTGGAACGCTACGAGCGCATCAACCTCAACGAGCAGAATTACTGGGCGACGCAGGCGATTCCGCATGCACGCCAACTGGAGAACATGCTCCATCTGGCGCGGGTCATCACGTTGGGCGCGCTAAACCGGGACGAGTCGCGCGGCGCGCACTACAAACCGGAATTTCCGGAACGCGACGACGAGCGTTTCTTGAAGACCACCATCGCCACGTGGACGCCGGAAGGGCCGCAGTTGACCTACGAAGATGTCAACGTGAGCCTCATCAAGCCGCGCAAGCGGGATTACTCCAAGAAGAAAGCCGCTTGACGCTAGGGGTTGTTATGTACCGTGCCGCCGTCGGTTTCCTGCTTGTCGTCGGGTTTGGACTCGGTTGTTGTCCGATTCCGTCCGCCAATGCGGCGTGTCGCCTGAGGGTCGGGCAGGCGATGCCTGTCGAAACAGCGCCGGTGGCAATGCACGGCTTGTACAGGGGAGGCTTCAAGCAGGGTTTCCGCTGGAACGACCTCAACGGCGAAAACTGGCTGATTCTGACGGAGACCGGCGAGTTTACGCCGCCCGGCCGGAAGCGGAGAACGGACGGATCGGATGAGTTTCGCCAAGCCGAACTGTACGCCTACCGGTTCGTCAACGTGAACGGCGTGTTTTCTAAGGCGTGGCAAATCAAGGACTTTGTCCGCGAGTGTCCGCTGGACATCACGGCGGAGTTCATTCTCCCCGCTACGGAAATCACCGACTTGGATGGCAATGGGATTGCCGAGGCGTGGGTGATGTACAAAACGGCCTGTCGCGGCGATGTCAGCCCGGCGACGCTCAAAATCATCATGTACGAGAACACCCGGAAGTACGCCATGCGTGGCCGCGCCCGCATCGAGTTACCGGATTTTGCCGAAGGCGGCGATATGACGCCCGACGCTGCTTTCAACGGAAAACCAGTGTTTCTTCGGCATGCCGAACAGAAATGGAAGCAGTTTGGCACGGAAAAGTTTGAATGACGAAGCCTACGGCCGCCAATGATGGCGGCTGCTCAACGCCTCCCTTTGGAAGAAGATGCAATTTCAATATCAACGCTGCCCCCGGATGGAGATGGCGCTATGACCCGTGAAAAGATTGTTCTCAAAATCAAACGCAAGGACGCTCCCGACAAGCCGGCGCGCTGGGAGGAGTTCGCCCTGCCGTACCGGCCCAACATGAACATCATCAGTTGTTTGATGGAGATTCAAAAAAATCCGGTTACAGCGTCCGGTCAGGCGACAACGCCGGTGGTGTGGGAGTGCTGCTGTTTGGAGCATGTGTGCGGCGCGTGTTCAATGGTCATCAACGGCAAAGCCCGACAGGCATGCAGTACGTTGGTGGATAAACTCGAAGCCGGTCCCATTACGCTAGAGCCGCTGACGAAATTTCCGGTCGTCCGCGACCTACAGGTTGACCGCTCCCGGCTGTTCAACGACCTCAAGAAAGTCAAGGCGTGGATTCCAATTGATGGTACATACGCTATGGGGCCGGGGCCGCGGCTGGATCAGAAAACCACGGAGATTCGTTACAAACTCTCCACCTGCATGTCCTGCGCCGTGTGTATGGAGGTGTGTCCGCAGTATAACGAGCGGTCAGCGTTCATTGGCCCGGCGGTGCTCAATCAAGTACGGTTGATGAACCTGCATCCGACCGGCAAGCTCAACCGCGACGAACGGTTGGAAGCCATCATGGGCGAAGGTGGCATTACGGATTGCGGCAACGCGCAAAACTGCGTCAAAGCCTGTCCGAAAAATATTCCACTGACCGAGTCCATCGCCGATCTGGGGCGTCAGACGACGCTCTATGGCTTGTTTGGGTGGCTCAATCCCTGAGGCGGCTATGACGGACATTCAGCAGATTACGGCGACCGAGTTGGCGCAACGTCTTGCCGCCGGCGAATCCGTCAACCTGCTCGACGTACGGGAAGCGTGGGAGTATGAGTTCAACCGGATTCCCGGCAGCCGGCTGCATCCAATGAGTGAACTGCCGGATTGGGCGCAGAAACTTGATCCGACGCAGGAGTACGTCGTCTATTGCCACCATGGGATTCGGAGCATGCACGCCTGCGCTTACCTTCGCAGCAAGGGCTTCACGCGGCTGGTCAACCTTGTCGGCGGGATTGACGCTTGGTCGCGCGAAGTTGACCCAACGGTCCCACTTTACTGAACAGGCCCTATGCGCCCGGCGCGGCGGTTTTCGTTTGCTCTAGCGCCGCCCGGACGCCTTGCGTAAGGAACTCACGCAAACGTTGATATTCCGTCCAT is a genomic window containing:
- a CDS encoding rhodanese-like domain-containing protein, with amino-acid sequence MTDIQQITATELAQRLAAGESVNLLDVREAWEYEFNRIPGSRLHPMSELPDWAQKLDPTQEYVVYCHHGIRSMHACAYLRSKGFTRLVNLVGGIDAWSREVDPTVPLY
- the sdhB gene encoding succinate dehydrogenase iron-sulfur subunit, encoding MTREKIVLKIKRKDAPDKPARWEEFALPYRPNMNIISCLMEIQKNPVTASGQATTPVVWECCCLEHVCGACSMVINGKARQACSTLVDKLEAGPITLEPLTKFPVVRDLQVDRSRLFNDLKKVKAWIPIDGTYAMGPGPRLDQKTTEIRYKLSTCMSCAVCMEVCPQYNERSAFIGPAVLNQVRLMNLHPTGKLNRDERLEAIMGEGGITDCGNAQNCVKACPKNIPLTESIADLGRQTTLYGLFGWLNP
- a CDS encoding acetyl ornithine aminotransferase family protein, which gives rise to MSAAIPTLTKFPQIVTELPGPRARAIVEKDHRYVSPSYTRPYPLVIERGWGAMIQDVDGNVFLDLNAGVAVLATGHAHPEIVAAITKQASEFVHIAGADYYYPQLANIAERLQYETPGDFPKRVHFGNSGAEAVECALKVAMYATRRAKFIAFFNSFHGRTLGALSLTSSRSAQRLGFGRAALDVTHIPYANCLRCAYGKTPDTCHVECVKVIEERLFKTTCPKEEVAAIVVEAVQGEGGYIVPPAKFHHELRRICDEHDIILIVDEVQSGMGRTGKMFAIEHFGVTPDVLCIAKGIASGLPLSATVARADLMNWHVGAHASTFGGNPVAIAASLKTFDLLRQGLLKNAAEMGERMLGGLRMVQAKYADRIADVRGLGLMLGVEFVTDRATLTPDAALRNRVEQECFRRGLIVLGAGDSTIRFSPPLVIDADQVDCAVEIFSEAVGAAIRS
- a CDS encoding succinate dehydrogenase cytochrome b558 subunit, coding for MSITLSNHFLARRLHSLSGVIPIGAFLLEHLYTNFHAVAGPEAFNEAVKGIQDMLPGALLPLAELFLIGLPIAFHAIYGMYIAYTAKSNVLSYSYLRNWNYLLQRVTGVILLVFITAHVLTMRFGVGGLGLAVAHHPDQAFTIVQYWLAQPLIMAFYVLGIFSAAFHLANGLWTFAIVWGITVSTRSQQAFSYACAVFGFAVFAVGVRAAFAFLP
- the sdhA gene encoding succinate dehydrogenase flavoprotein subunit, with product MNKKPSIIVVGGGLAGLMTTIKVCELGYTVDLFSLVPVKRSHSVCAQGGINGAVNTKGEGDSTYEHFDDTIYGGDFLADQPPVKAMCDMAPDIIYMFDRMGVPFSRTPEGLIDFRRFGGTKYHRTAFAGATTGQQLLYALDEQVRRYEAEGKVRKYEGWEFLSGVIDNGRCYGITAMNLQSLEVKAFAGAAVVMATGGIGAIFGKSTNSVICTGSAQGALYRQGVKYANGEFIQVHPTAIPGEDKLRLMSESARGEGGRIWVPRIPNDRRAPKDIPVSERWYFLEEKYPEYGNLVPRDIATREIFQVCLDGYGVGGKFQVYLDLTHIPREQLDRRLGGILEIYEMFVGEDPRETPMRVFPAVHYTMGGLWVDYEQQTNIAGLFAVGECDYSIHGANRLGANSLLSCIYAGIIAGPAAVNFAKNNSVKDLQDPIFERERARQAAINEALKNKRGTENPRILHEELGRVMTENVTVIRYNDRLRQTDEKLQELLERYERINLNEQNYWATQAIPHARQLENMLHLARVITLGALNRDESRGAHYKPEFPERDDERFLKTTIATWTPEGPQLTYEDVNVSLIKPRKRDYSKKKAA